In the Verrucomicrobiia bacterium genome, one interval contains:
- a CDS encoding 2,3-bisphosphoglycerate-dependent phosphoglycerate mutase — protein MKKKTGMLVISRHAESEWNLLGKWTGLTDVDLSEKGHEQARLLGKALQGITFDVAYHSEQRRTHQTLAGILEAHGQTDLERRQHGAINERDYGHLTGKNKWEVQKEIGEEAFKGIRRGWDYPVPGGETLKDVHGRVVPFFDAEIMPQLKAGKNILLVAHGNSIRALIKHLDDIEEAAIADVEMPLGHILLYHITSEGKVDKKESISLEIDPSNA, from the coding sequence ATGAAGAAGAAAACTGGCATGCTTGTTATCAGCCGTCACGCTGAATCTGAATGGAACTTATTAGGTAAATGGACCGGTCTTACCGATGTCGATCTGAGCGAAAAAGGACACGAACAAGCCCGTTTATTAGGCAAAGCCTTGCAGGGTATTACTTTTGACGTGGCTTACCATTCCGAACAGCGGCGCACCCACCAAACGCTCGCGGGCATTCTTGAAGCCCACGGCCAAACCGATCTTGAACGGCGCCAACACGGCGCAATTAACGAGCGCGATTACGGCCATCTTACCGGCAAAAATAAATGGGAAGTCCAAAAAGAAATTGGCGAAGAGGCTTTTAAGGGCATTCGGCGGGGCTGGGATTACCCGGTGCCAGGCGGTGAAACCCTCAAAGACGTCCATGGCCGGGTGGTGCCATTTTTTGACGCTGAAATCATGCCTCAGCTCAAGGCTGGGAAAAATATTCTGCTGGTGGCCCACGGCAATTCAATCCGCGCGCTTATAAAACACCTCGACGACATTGAAGAAGCAGCTATTGCCGATGTTGAAATGCCGCTTGGTCATATTTTGCTGTATCACATTACCTCTGAGGGAAAAGTAGACAAAAAAGAATCGATTAGCCTTGAGATAGATCCTTCAAACGCTTAG
- the eno gene encoding phosphopyruvate hydratase yields MDIQTIRARQILDSRGNPTVEADVILANGVMGRAAVPSGASTGAGEALELRDGDAAYGGKGVTKAVQNIQTEIADALRGVAADDQMAIDQRLLELDGTENKARLGANALLAVSLATAKAAAQAKNLPLHAYIAQITGTHTQCLPMPMMNIMNGGKHAAGSSDVQEYMIIPKSAVTFADALRMGTEVFHALAKVLKAAGYGTTVGDEGGYAPSVKNGNREPLELISQAIEKAGYKLGDDIVLALDVASSELYENGSYNLATEGKKVSAAELINWYKQMAKEFPIVSIEDGLAEDDWQNWAALTAEMGAETQLVGDDLLVTNTKLLERAITDKAANAILIKPNQIGTLTETIQAVQMAQKAGWNTVMSHRSGETEDVTIAYLAVGLGTGQIKTGSLSRTDRVAKYNELLRIGELSPELELYNPFK; encoded by the coding sequence ATGGATATTCAGACAATTCGCGCCCGACAGATCTTAGATTCTCGGGGTAATCCGACCGTTGAGGCCGATGTAATCTTAGCAAATGGCGTCATGGGCCGAGCGGCGGTACCTTCTGGCGCCAGCACCGGTGCCGGTGAAGCCCTTGAGCTACGCGATGGCGATGCCGCTTATGGTGGTAAAGGCGTCACAAAGGCCGTCCAAAATATACAGACAGAAATTGCAGATGCGCTACGAGGTGTGGCCGCAGATGACCAAATGGCTATTGACCAACGGCTCCTTGAGCTTGATGGTACCGAAAACAAAGCTCGCCTGGGGGCAAACGCCCTACTGGCGGTGAGTTTGGCAACGGCAAAAGCTGCTGCTCAGGCAAAAAATCTGCCGCTACATGCCTATATTGCCCAAATAACCGGCACACATACCCAATGCTTGCCGATGCCAATGATGAATATCATGAATGGTGGCAAGCACGCCGCGGGGTCGAGTGATGTGCAAGAATATATGATTATTCCTAAAAGCGCTGTCACATTCGCCGATGCACTGCGTATGGGCACTGAAGTATTTCATGCTCTTGCGAAAGTGCTTAAAGCGGCCGGCTACGGCACGACCGTGGGCGATGAAGGTGGTTACGCGCCGAGTGTTAAAAATGGCAACCGCGAACCACTGGAGCTCATTAGCCAAGCCATTGAAAAAGCCGGCTACAAGCTGGGCGACGATATTGTGCTCGCGCTTGATGTAGCCTCGAGTGAGCTATATGAAAACGGCAGTTACAACCTGGCTACTGAAGGCAAAAAAGTAAGTGCCGCCGAGCTGATTAATTGGTACAAGCAAATGGCGAAAGAGTTTCCGATTGTTTCGATTGAAGATGGCCTTGCCGAAGACGATTGGCAGAACTGGGCAGCATTAACAGCCGAAATGGGGGCAGAAACACAGTTGGTTGGCGATGATTTATTGGTGACAAATACCAAGCTGCTTGAGCGAGCGATTACCGACAAAGCAGCTAACGCCATTCTGATTAAGCCCAACCAAATTGGTACTTTAACCGAAACCATCCAAGCGGTACAAATGGCCCAAAAAGCCGGCTGGAACACCGTCATGTCGCACCGTTCAGGCGAAACCGAGGATGTAACTATCGCGTACCTCGCCGTGGGGCTAGGTACTGGCCAAATTAAAACCGGTTCGCTTTCACGAACCGATCGGGTGGCGAAGTATAACGAACTGCTTCGGATTGGCGAACTATCGCCGGAGCTTGAGCTCTATAATCCATTCAAATAG
- the pyk gene encoding pyruvate kinase: MSVLFKRTKILATLGPVTSNRETIEKLIIGGVNGFRLNFSHGSHEERDQQIPWIREASNKVGKTVAILQDLQGPKIRLGELKEVTNVKQGDELTLAYGATHSGNTIPVQYNLAEKVKSGEPLYIFDGKVRTTVVGVEQSAQAIRVRVENDGVLMSRKGINLPDTDFGGDILTEKDLADIEYGVHQDIDFVALSFVQTEADIERLRELLESKGSKAKVIAKVETKAAIEPETLEAIVKASDGVMVARGDLAVEAGAEVVPIVQRQIIGLCQKYGKLSIVATQMMASMVDNPEPTRAEVSDVANAVIQGADTVMLSDETANGRYPLETVAAMKKVILHTQEHAPVRPVYYSEDRTDMQDAISSAAVTLASQVGATAIVAETKSGVTAESIAAHRPSLPIISVTSEPRVAQQLALMYANKSFLREDGERAGYELAKELKAKNYFGETANVTVVLVSGRQPGLIGGTDTIRVRVLE; this comes from the coding sequence ATGAGCGTACTATTCAAAAGAACAAAGATCCTGGCAACTCTCGGGCCAGTCACGAGTAACAGAGAAACAATTGAGAAGCTTATTATTGGTGGGGTAAATGGCTTTCGGCTTAACTTTAGCCACGGTAGCCACGAAGAGCGCGATCAACAGATCCCCTGGATTCGTGAAGCCAGCAACAAGGTTGGCAAAACTGTAGCCATTCTGCAAGACCTACAAGGGCCAAAAATTCGCCTCGGTGAATTAAAAGAAGTCACGAATGTTAAGCAGGGCGACGAACTAACCTTGGCTTACGGTGCTACCCATAGCGGCAACACCATTCCGGTGCAATATAACCTGGCTGAAAAAGTAAAGTCGGGCGAACCGCTATATATTTTTGATGGTAAAGTTCGGACGACGGTAGTTGGCGTGGAGCAATCCGCTCAGGCCATCCGGGTGCGGGTTGAAAACGACGGTGTCCTTATGAGTCGCAAAGGTATTAACCTACCCGATACCGATTTTGGCGGCGATATTCTCACCGAAAAAGACCTAGCCGATATTGAATACGGTGTTCACCAAGATATAGATTTTGTCGCCCTTAGCTTTGTGCAAACCGAGGCCGATATTGAACGACTCCGTGAGCTCCTAGAATCAAAGGGTTCAAAAGCCAAGGTCATTGCTAAAGTTGAAACCAAAGCCGCCATCGAGCCAGAAACACTCGAAGCGATTGTGAAAGCAAGCGACGGCGTGATGGTGGCACGAGGTGACTTAGCCGTTGAAGCTGGCGCCGAAGTAGTGCCGATTGTCCAGCGGCAAATCATAGGTTTGTGTCAAAAATACGGCAAATTAAGCATTGTGGCGACTCAAATGATGGCCAGCATGGTCGATAACCCCGAGCCAACTCGAGCCGAAGTCAGCGACGTTGCCAACGCTGTTATTCAAGGGGCCGATACAGTCATGTTAAGCGACGAAACCGCCAACGGTCGTTACCCGCTTGAAACGGTAGCAGCCATGAAAAAGGTGATTTTACACACCCAAGAACACGCACCCGTGCGCCCCGTTTACTACAGCGAAGACCGAACCGACATGCAGGATGCGATTAGCTCAGCAGCGGTCACGCTGGCTAGCCAAGTGGGCGCAACGGCAATTGTCGCCGAAACCAAGTCGGGCGTTACGGCCGAAAGCATCGCCGCTCACCGGCCGTCGCTACCAATAATTAGCGTTACCAGCGAACCGCGCGTTGCCCAGCAGCTAGCACTCATGTACGCCAATAAAAGCTTCCTTCGAGAAGATGGCGAACGGGCAGGCTACGAACTGGCAAAAGAATTAAAAGCTAAAAATTACTTCGGTGAAACGGCAAATGTTACCGTTGTGCTGGTGAGCGGCCGCCAGCCTGGCCTGATTGGTGGTACCGACACTATTCGCGTTCGGGTACTTGAATAA
- a CDS encoding phosphoglycerate kinase codes for MFNKKTLKDIPLQGKTVLLRADYNVPLEADGSIADDYRLVQSLPTLQYLLEHDCTIIICSHLGRPKGQFNAQFSLQPVATHLAALLKKEVTFLDQAIGDKVHQATLHAAHGEILLLENLRFYPGEEANDTEFARQLARDSSADYFIQDGFGVVHRAHASTAAITQFLPSVAGVLLEKEARTLTEVMEHPKKPLTAVLGGAKVSDKITVIKRFIEVADRIVIGGAMANTFLAYRGFEIGKSVAEDDLTETLDEIYQAAAKKVGEAQVDELLILPTDVAVAPAITNSARRTVVAVDAVAKDELILDLGTASIERAARAIRTAKTAVWSGTLGYAELPAFAHGSARVALEMSQAKGITSVVGGGDTVDFVLDWDAKKGGSFSHVSTGGSASLELLAGQKLPGIEALLDA; via the coding sequence ATGTTCAACAAAAAAACCCTAAAAGATATACCACTGCAAGGTAAAACCGTCCTGCTAAGGGCAGATTATAATGTGCCGCTTGAAGCTGATGGCAGTATTGCCGATGACTACCGCTTGGTGCAAAGCTTGCCGACGCTGCAATATTTGCTTGAACATGACTGCACAATAATTATTTGTAGCCATTTGGGCCGGCCGAAAGGGCAGTTTAATGCACAATTTAGTTTACAGCCGGTAGCCACACATCTTGCGGCGCTGCTTAAAAAAGAAGTGACGTTTCTTGATCAAGCTATCGGAGATAAAGTCCATCAAGCCACGCTTCATGCCGCCCATGGCGAAATACTGCTGCTTGAGAACTTGCGGTTTTACCCAGGCGAGGAAGCCAACGACACCGAGTTTGCCCGCCAGTTGGCTCGTGATAGCAGTGCCGACTATTTTATTCAGGATGGCTTTGGCGTGGTGCACCGGGCGCATGCCAGCACAGCGGCAATCACGCAATTTCTACCAAGCGTTGCGGGTGTGCTGCTAGAAAAAGAGGCGCGGACGCTTACTGAAGTCATGGAACACCCTAAAAAGCCATTAACAGCCGTGCTTGGCGGTGCAAAAGTGAGCGATAAAATCACGGTTATTAAGCGATTTATTGAGGTTGCCGACCGGATAGTTATCGGCGGCGCCATGGCCAATACCTTTTTAGCCTACCGTGGGTTTGAAATTGGTAAGAGCGTGGCCGAAGATGATCTCACCGAAACCCTCGACGAAATTTACCAGGCGGCCGCTAAAAAAGTTGGTGAAGCCCAGGTTGACGAACTGCTAATTTTACCAACCGATGTCGCCGTAGCGCCAGCCATTACCAATAGCGCCAGGCGTACCGTGGTGGCAGTTGATGCAGTAGCCAAGGACGAACTAATTCTTGATCTCGGCACTGCCAGTATCGAGCGGGCAGCTCGAGCGATTCGTACTGCCAAAACCGCCGTTTGGAGTGGTACCTTAGGCTACGCTGAACTACCAGCTTTCGCTCACGGTTCGGCTCGGGTCGCGCTTGAAATGAGCCAAGCCAAGGGCATTACCAGCGTGGTTGGCGGTGGTGATACGGTCGATTTTGTGCTCGATTGGGATGCCAAAAAAGGCGGTAGTTTTTCACATGTTTCTACCGGCGGTAGCGCCAGCCTTGAGCTTTTGGCTGGCCAAAAATTACCTGGAATTGAAGCACTACTAGACGCCTAG
- the tpiA gene encoding triose-phosphate isomerase — protein MTKTLIVGNWKMHFNTHQASVYLHKLSQAIPTHRDVEVVLCPNIMTLQSLSLQVNHRQFKLGAQNAYWRDEGAYTGEISAAMLRGLVQYLIVGHSERRHIFNESDKDIRAKVQAALRNSIRPILCVGETAAERADNETSHVLHDQIIGGLANITSEELDEVVIAYEPVWAIGTGKNARPDDVAVAVKHIRRNVAALFGDDAAKKVRVLYGGSVTKDNASDYLATKGINGLLVGGASLQADVFASIAAAGHTVAAEMRKIGGEQ, from the coding sequence ATGACTAAAACACTCATTGTCGGTAATTGGAAAATGCATTTCAACACGCATCAAGCGAGTGTTTATTTGCATAAATTGAGTCAGGCTATTCCCACTCACCGTGACGTCGAGGTAGTGCTGTGTCCAAATATCATGACACTGCAATCGCTCAGCTTACAGGTGAACCATCGTCAGTTTAAGCTTGGCGCCCAAAACGCCTATTGGCGCGATGAAGGCGCTTACACCGGTGAAATTTCGGCCGCCATGCTTCGCGGGCTGGTGCAGTACCTGATTGTTGGGCATTCGGAACGTCGACATATTTTTAACGAATCAGACAAAGACATCCGAGCAAAAGTGCAAGCGGCGCTCAGAAATTCTATTCGGCCGATCCTTTGTGTGGGCGAAACGGCCGCTGAACGGGCAGATAACGAAACCAGCCACGTGCTGCACGATCAAATTATTGGGGGCCTGGCTAATATTACTTCGGAAGAACTCGACGAAGTGGTCATTGCTTATGAGCCAGTGTGGGCAATCGGCACTGGTAAAAATGCCCGACCGGATGACGTGGCAGTTGCCGTTAAGCACATCCGGCGTAACGTTGCCGCGTTATTTGGTGATGACGCTGCTAAAAAAGTGCGGGTTTTGTATGGTGGTAGTGTCACAAAAGACAACGCCAGCGATTATTTGGCGACCAAGGGCATCAACGGGTTACTAGTGGGCGGCGCCAGCTTGCAAGCGGATGTTTTTGCGAGTATTGCCGCCGCGGGCCATACGGTAGCAGCTGAAATGAGAAAAATAGGTGGGGAACAATGA
- a CDS encoding UvrD-helicase domain-containing protein, whose product MNNLLLGLNPAQAEAAAHDVGPLLILAGAGSGKTKTLTHRIAYLIAEKGVQPEAILAVTFTNKAAKEMRERLALLLGRNAEDRFFMPWMGTFHSICVRLLRREGEHIGVPRNFVIFDEADRLAVVKQAMKQLSISEKQFTPRSISGMISSAKNDGVTAEEFSRTARLPLQQVVADIFPRYERLRKEAAALDFDDLLVETVRLFREVPEIRQKWQTNFKHILIDEYQDTNAVQYRLIKALVNQQQNICVVGDDWQSIYSWRGADFTNILNFERDFPGAKIVKLEQNYRSTKQILDAAHKIIAKNTQRSDKKLWTDVGDGYPVQIAYAGSETHEGEIVVNRIASAVSLRARRYSDYAVLYRTNAQSRAMEEACIRYGIPYKIVGGVRFYDRKEVKDVIAYLRLLYQPADRTSFLRIVNVPTRGLGPTSVEKFLTWQQSQSADIITALGIANLCTVVTPKARAALLELGEGLQKLREQLDQVPLPDLIELTLKRFDYINYINDGSPQSEDRIENIEELIGVARQYVDLGLAGFLEEVALISDLDAVDEKSDAITLMTLHAAKGLEFPVVFMIGMEESIFPHSRALYDATEMEEERRLCYVGMTRAREELHLLAASSRFLYGNRQHNPPSRFLADVSDAASLAAAPLEPARASFGGEPEIVQEFDEDIAIGDKVQHAVFGVGEIKSIDGTTLEIMFEGRGTKKLNAAFAPLRRL is encoded by the coding sequence ATGAATAATTTGTTACTCGGATTAAACCCGGCCCAAGCCGAGGCGGCAGCGCACGACGTTGGCCCACTATTAATATTAGCCGGAGCAGGTTCGGGCAAAACCAAAACTTTAACCCATCGAATTGCCTACTTAATCGCCGAAAAAGGTGTCCAGCCCGAAGCAATTCTGGCCGTCACCTTTACTAATAAAGCCGCCAAAGAAATGCGTGAGCGCTTAGCCTTGCTGCTCGGCCGAAACGCCGAGGATCGGTTCTTCATGCCCTGGATGGGCACCTTCCACTCGATTTGCGTACGGTTACTGCGCCGTGAAGGCGAGCATATTGGGGTGCCGCGTAATTTTGTGATCTTTGATGAAGCTGACCGCTTGGCAGTGGTGAAGCAAGCTATGAAACAGCTAAGCATTAGCGAGAAGCAATTCACCCCGCGCTCAATTAGCGGCATGATAAGTAGCGCAAAAAACGATGGCGTTACGGCAGAAGAGTTCTCACGCACGGCTCGACTGCCGCTACAGCAAGTAGTAGCTGATATTTTCCCGCGCTACGAACGGCTTCGCAAAGAGGCGGCGGCGCTGGACTTTGATGATTTGCTGGTTGAAACGGTGCGCTTGTTTCGCGAAGTTCCTGAAATTCGCCAAAAATGGCAAACAAATTTCAAACACATATTGATTGATGAGTACCAAGATACTAACGCCGTGCAGTATCGGCTCATTAAAGCCTTGGTGAATCAGCAGCAAAACATCTGCGTTGTGGGGGACGACTGGCAGTCAATTTATAGTTGGCGCGGGGCCGACTTTACGAACATTTTAAACTTCGAGCGCGATTTCCCTGGGGCAAAGATCGTCAAACTCGAGCAAAACTATCGTTCTACCAAGCAGATTCTTGATGCCGCCCACAAAATAATTGCTAAGAATACCCAGCGCTCAGATAAAAAGCTCTGGACTGATGTTGGCGATGGCTATCCAGTGCAAATTGCCTATGCTGGCAGCGAAACTCATGAAGGCGAAATTGTAGTGAACCGGATTGCCAGTGCGGTGTCGCTACGGGCCAGGCGCTACAGCGATTATGCCGTGCTGTATCGCACCAACGCCCAAAGCCGGGCAATGGAGGAAGCCTGCATTCGCTACGGGATCCCGTATAAAATTGTGGGTGGCGTTCGATTTTATGACCGCAAAGAAGTAAAAGATGTGATCGCCTACTTACGCCTGTTATACCAGCCTGCCGATCGCACCAGCTTTTTACGAATCGTTAACGTGCCGACGCGTGGCCTTGGGCCGACATCGGTAGAGAAGTTCTTAACCTGGCAGCAAAGCCAATCGGCCGATATTATCACCGCGCTTGGTATTGCTAATTTGTGCACCGTCGTCACTCCAAAAGCGCGGGCAGCGCTGCTTGAGCTTGGCGAAGGCTTGCAAAAGCTGCGCGAGCAACTCGACCAAGTGCCGCTACCGGATTTGATCGAACTTACCCTTAAGCGGTTTGACTACATAAACTACATAAACGACGGCTCGCCGCAATCTGAAGATCGAATCGAAAACATTGAAGAACTAATTGGCGTGGCGCGACAGTACGTCGATCTTGGCCTGGCTGGCTTCCTGGAAGAAGTAGCCCTGATTTCTGACCTCGATGCAGTAGACGAAAAAAGCGACGCCATTACTTTAATGACGCTGCACGCTGCAAAGGGGCTCGAGTTCCCAGTGGTGTTTATGATTGGCATGGAAGAAAGTATTTTTCCGCATTCACGAGCACTCTATGATGCCACTGAAATGGAGGAAGAGCGTCGGCTGTGCTATGTGGGTATGACCCGCGCCCGCGAGGAGCTGCATCTGTTGGCGGCCTCATCGCGCTTTTTGTATGGCAATCGCCAGCATAACCCGCCCTCGCGGTTTTTGGCGGATGTTTCTGATGCCGCTTCTTTAGCGGCAGCACCACTTGAACCAGCCCGAGCTAGCTTTGGGGGTGAACCAGAAATTGTTCAAGAATTCGACGAAGATATTGCCATTGGTGATAAAGTTCAGCACGCGGTATTCGGTGTGGGGGAAATAAAATCGATTGATGGCACAACGCTCGAAATAATGTTTGAAGGCCGGGGAACAAAGAAGCTGAATGCGGCATTTGCGCCGCTAAGACGTTTGTGA
- a CDS encoding ubiquitin-like domain-containing protein has protein sequence MVKNIFIRFRILIILCAAILLLGVFISTRATADTPQQKDGRMVTIYDGETEKVVITKGKTIADALKKADITVSELDSVEPAATTELVAKNYQVNIYRARPVTIIDGESRVKVMTAHQSAKKIAEQANIPLYDEDISAINRVDDVVDDGGAGLKLTIDRAIPFTIKLYGKKTTMRTQADTVGAMLAEKGIKLAKNDDTSLPLSTKIAAGMNLEVWRNGKQTMTQEETVQFEVEQIQDADREVGYREVKTPGVPGKKTVTYEIVMKNGKEVSRKIIQSVVTKQPEKQVEIVGAKPSFTGDFAAALAQLRACESGGNYQINTGNGYYGAYQYDVSTWAGYEGYTIPSEAPPAVQDRKAWETYQRRGWSPWPSCGAKLPDTYR, from the coding sequence ATGGTAAAAAATATATTTATCCGGTTTCGGATACTGATAATCTTATGTGCGGCAATTTTATTGCTCGGTGTGTTTATTTCCACTCGAGCCACTGCTGATACACCGCAGCAAAAAGATGGCCGCATGGTGACTATTTATGATGGCGAAACTGAAAAAGTCGTCATTACTAAGGGTAAAACCATTGCCGATGCCTTAAAAAAGGCTGATATTACCGTTTCTGAACTCGATAGCGTTGAACCTGCCGCCACAACTGAGCTGGTGGCAAAAAATTATCAGGTGAATATTTACCGTGCTCGCCCAGTGACGATTATTGATGGCGAAAGTCGAGTGAAGGTTATGACCGCCCACCAGAGCGCTAAAAAGATTGCCGAACAGGCAAATATTCCGTTATACGATGAAGATATTTCGGCTATTAACCGGGTTGACGATGTGGTTGACGACGGTGGTGCCGGCTTAAAACTGACCATCGATCGGGCCATTCCATTCACCATTAAACTCTACGGTAAAAAGACGACCATGCGTACTCAGGCCGATACGGTTGGCGCTATGCTTGCCGAAAAAGGTATAAAACTGGCGAAGAATGACGATACGTCACTGCCGCTGAGTACCAAAATAGCCGCTGGTATGAATCTTGAAGTCTGGCGTAACGGCAAACAAACCATGACTCAAGAAGAGACAGTACAATTTGAAGTTGAACAAATCCAAGATGCCGACCGAGAAGTGGGCTACCGCGAAGTGAAAACGCCTGGCGTTCCAGGTAAGAAAACGGTCACTTACGAAATTGTTATGAAAAACGGCAAAGAAGTATCACGCAAGATTATTCAGAGTGTGGTAACGAAACAACCCGAAAAGCAGGTCGAAATTGTTGGTGCAAAACCAAGCTTTACCGGCGACTTTGCTGCTGCGTTAGCACAGTTACGCGCCTGCGAATCGGGCGGAAACTACCAAATCAACACCGGGAACGGCTACTACGGTGCTTACCAGTACGATGTTAGCACCTGGGCGGGGTATGAGGGCTACACGATTCCTTCAGAAGCGCCACCAGCCGTGCAAGATAGAAAAGCCTGGGAAACCTACCAGCGACGAGGCTGGTCGCCGTGGCCTTCGTGCGGTGCAAAACTCCCTGATACTTACCGCTAG
- the rsmA gene encoding 16S rRNA (adenine(1518)-N(6)/adenine(1519)-N(6))-dimethyltransferase RsmA, whose translation MNPSPNKALGQHWLDDITALEHICNMAELTTADTVLEIGPGPGALTKQLTARAGRVVAVEFDPQLAKQLPQRVKAANLEVVHGDILSYDLSRLPKNYKVVANVPYYITSKIVQVLLTATNRPSRIVLLVQKEVAERLAAAPGDMSILAVSAQLYAEVSLGAVVPAIAFTPPPKVDSQVVILQTRSAPLFPHIPDKHFFKVVKAGFSAKRKKLRSSLSGGLQLPKPTIETLVRAANINPDARAEALTLDDWARLTQEVINLETINAT comes from the coding sequence ATGAACCCTAGTCCCAATAAAGCCCTAGGTCAGCACTGGCTTGACGACATCACCGCACTCGAACATATTTGCAACATGGCCGAGCTGACTACGGCCGACACCGTGCTCGAAATTGGCCCTGGCCCGGGTGCGCTCACCAAGCAACTGACGGCGCGGGCGGGCAGGGTAGTAGCGGTAGAATTTGACCCACAGCTTGCCAAACAGTTACCCCAGCGGGTAAAAGCCGCTAATCTTGAAGTGGTGCATGGTGATATCTTAAGCTATGACCTATCGCGGTTACCGAAAAATTACAAAGTGGTGGCTAATGTGCCCTATTACATCACTAGTAAAATTGTCCAGGTATTATTAACCGCTACGAACCGGCCGTCGCGCATTGTGTTATTAGTCCAAAAAGAAGTTGCCGAGCGACTGGCCGCTGCACCAGGCGATATGAGTATTCTGGCGGTCAGCGCGCAGCTATATGCTGAGGTTAGCTTAGGCGCTGTGGTGCCGGCTATCGCTTTTACGCCACCGCCGAAAGTCGACTCTCAAGTGGTGATTTTACAAACCCGCTCCGCACCGCTGTTTCCCCACATTCCCGACAAGCATTTTTTCAAAGTAGTTAAAGCTGGCTTTTCAGCTAAGCGCAAGAAGCTACGTTCATCGCTGTCTGGTGGCTTACAGCTACCAAAACCTACCATTGAAACATTAGTTCGGGCTGCCAATATTAATCCTGATGCTCGCGCCGAAGCTTTAACGCTCGATGACTGGGCGCGACTCACCCAAGAAGTGATCAACCTTGAAACAATTAACGCCACATGA
- a CDS encoding FBP domain-containing protein, with the protein MKQLTPHDFTLVLERAAIRPRLRRTVKFVAATGSMTTQDWHNRELLAIADRSGNSGVLLIEIENRLYALAYELSPGIKDKTGRTKPVICDFCRTWQAGGNAARITFEKATSVYHSVTFLCCADLDCSLHIRDLTSAAKTSRAQLREDMTLDQRIQRLKNRLHEVVTDLTAAEIELSAQC; encoded by the coding sequence TTGAAACAATTAACGCCACATGATTTCACGCTCGTTTTAGAGCGAGCTGCAATTCGTCCGCGGCTGCGACGAACGGTGAAATTCGTTGCCGCCACTGGCAGCATGACCACCCAAGACTGGCACAACCGCGAACTGCTAGCAATTGCAGATAGATCTGGCAACAGCGGCGTGCTTTTAATTGAAATCGAGAACCGGTTATACGCACTAGCATACGAGCTATCGCCCGGTATCAAAGACAAAACTGGCCGCACCAAACCCGTGATCTGTGATTTTTGCCGCACCTGGCAAGCTGGCGGCAACGCTGCGCGTATTACCTTTGAAAAAGCCACCAGTGTCTACCATAGCGTGACCTTTTTGTGCTGCGCCGACCTGGATTGTAGCTTGCATATCCGCGACCTTACCAGCGCCGCTAAAACCTCCCGGGCGCAGCTGCGCGAAGACATGACCCTCGACCAGCGGATCCAACGCCTCAAAAATCGCTTGCATGAAGTAGTAACTGACCTTACAGCCGCGGAGATCGAACTAAGTGCTCAATGCTAA
- a CDS encoding laccase domain-containing protein, which yields MIAEHQPTIFPNEVIAKVSSRANGRMPTLNVPSDPNEDLAKNRQRFLELVGISPEHTTQIIVTFDSDHYRRYRTADASEKGHGIHKTHGQPSDALAVTEPNHALLLPLADCVGAILYDPKQQVLMVSHLGRHSTEERGAKANITFLKEHHGCNPKDVLVWLSPAVGSETYPLHAFHGRSLQEVNKEQFLEAGILPENIEVAEVDTALHEGYYSHSQYLQQQEAKRGRFVIVAMMREQGEPA from the coding sequence ATGATTGCCGAACATCAGCCGACAATTTTCCCGAATGAAGTGATTGCAAAGGTGTCGTCGCGGGCAAATGGCCGCATGCCGACCTTAAACGTCCCGAGCGATCCAAATGAAGATCTGGCGAAGAATCGTCAGCGGTTCTTAGAATTGGTTGGTATTTCGCCAGAACACACTACGCAGATTATTGTGACATTCGATAGCGACCATTACCGACGGTACCGCACAGCTGACGCATCGGAAAAAGGCCATGGAATCCATAAGACCCACGGTCAGCCATCGGATGCTCTTGCGGTGACCGAGCCAAACCATGCCTTATTGTTACCGCTGGCTGATTGCGTGGGGGCAATTTTGTACGACCCAAAACAGCAAGTATTAATGGTGTCGCATCTCGGTCGCCACAGCACGGAAGAACGCGGCGCAAAGGCTAACATTACCTTTTTAAAAGAACATCATGGCTGCAATCCGAAAGACGTTTTGGTTTGGCTAAGTCCGGCGGTTGGGTCGGAAACCTACCCGCTCCATGCTTTTCATGGCCGAAGCTTGCAAGAGGTTAATAAAGAGCAGTTCTTAGAAGCCGGCATTCTACCAGAAAACATCGAGGTGGCCGAGGTAGATACGGCTCTGCACGAAGGCTACTATTCGCATAGTCAATATTTGCAGCAGCAAGAAGCCAAGCGCGGCCGGTTTGTAATTGTGGCTATGATGCGCGAGCAGGGTGAGCCTGCTTAA